One genomic window of Halorubrum hochsteinianum includes the following:
- a CDS encoding cold-shock protein: MAKGEVDFFNDTGGYGFISTDDADEDVFFHMEDVGGPDLEEGQEVEFDIEEAEKGPRATNVTRL; the protein is encoded by the coding sequence ATGGCGAAAGGCGAAGTTGATTTCTTCAACGACACTGGCGGCTACGGTTTCATTTCGACTGACGACGCGGACGAGGACGTGTTCTTCCACATGGAGGACGTCGGCGGCCCGGACCTCGAAGAGGGTCAGGAAGTCGAGTTCGACATCGAGGAGGCGGAGAAGGGTCCGCGCGCGACCAACGTCACCCGTCTGTAA
- a CDS encoding succinate dehydrogenase hydrophobic membrane anchor subunit, protein MAERYSSFQKGGRMWFLQRVTAVFLLVVLAFHFFLLHFVHHADEVSFLASSGRMESLSYYSLMITFLVTATFHGVNGVYNALVNQGLTGTKRTVIKWTLVAASVVLIAQGIRTANAWAGIGLY, encoded by the coding sequence ATGGCCGAGCGCTACTCCTCGTTCCAGAAGGGCGGTCGGATGTGGTTCCTCCAGCGGGTCACGGCGGTGTTCCTGCTGGTCGTGTTGGCCTTCCACTTCTTCCTGCTCCACTTCGTCCACCACGCCGACGAGGTGTCGTTCCTCGCCAGCTCCGGCCGGATGGAGAGCCTGAGCTACTACTCGCTGATGATCACGTTCCTCGTGACCGCGACGTTCCACGGGGTCAACGGCGTCTACAACGCCCTGGTCAATCAGGGCCTCACCGGCACGAAACGCACCGTGATCAAGTGGACGCTCGTCGCCGCGAGCGTCGTGTTGATCGCGCAGGGAATCCGCACCGCGAACGCGTGGGCGGGAATTGGACTCTACTGA
- a CDS encoding NAD-binding protein, which yields MELTRDWVTVRASIALTFAVAILSILAGLAQIGGLGVDGPLAPYVPAVVRQTVGFTGTITGFSMLGSGFALKNGYRVGWYSTAVLLPLTAIQGLMQASVLSFPLVALSVVSVPALFYNRRRFDRNFSPSPTQLAAGAALVTAVSYGTVGTYALRDQFNGVETIVDAFYFTVVTASTVGYGDVTPQTGASADIAQLFVLSSLVMNVAAFAVALGVLLTPAIEAQLSKALGKMTDRQIDLLDDHVLVLGYGDLTEPILEELAAREGVDYAVVTPDETVARRLADRDVPVYTADPSDVEPLERVNLDGARAVVAATEDDARDALSILTARQLNPDVRIVAAVTQRENVDKLRRAGADQVISPSTLGGHILVDCAFGADSREATEGIIDDVDLDLDD from the coding sequence ATGGAGCTGACCCGCGACTGGGTGACCGTTCGGGCGTCGATCGCCCTGACGTTCGCGGTCGCGATACTGTCGATCCTCGCCGGACTCGCGCAGATCGGCGGACTGGGCGTCGACGGCCCGCTCGCCCCGTACGTACCCGCGGTCGTCCGCCAGACCGTGGGGTTCACGGGGACGATAACCGGTTTCTCGATGCTCGGCAGCGGCTTCGCGCTGAAGAACGGCTACCGCGTCGGCTGGTACTCGACCGCCGTGCTGCTCCCGCTCACCGCGATCCAAGGGCTGATGCAGGCGTCGGTGCTGTCGTTCCCGCTCGTGGCGCTGTCCGTCGTGTCGGTGCCCGCGCTCTTCTACAACCGGCGGCGGTTCGACAGGAACTTCTCCCCGTCGCCGACGCAGCTCGCCGCGGGTGCGGCGCTCGTGACGGCGGTCTCCTACGGGACGGTCGGCACGTACGCGCTCCGCGATCAGTTCAACGGCGTCGAGACGATCGTCGACGCGTTCTACTTCACCGTCGTCACCGCCTCCACGGTCGGCTACGGCGACGTGACGCCGCAGACCGGTGCGTCCGCCGACATCGCCCAGTTGTTCGTGCTCTCCTCGCTCGTGATGAACGTCGCCGCGTTCGCGGTGGCGCTCGGGGTCCTGCTCACGCCCGCCATCGAAGCGCAGCTCTCCAAGGCGCTCGGAAAAATGACTGACAGACAGATCGACCTCCTCGACGACCACGTCCTCGTGCTCGGCTACGGGGACCTGACGGAACCGATTCTCGAAGAACTCGCCGCCCGCGAGGGCGTCGACTACGCCGTCGTGACGCCGGACGAGACCGTCGCCAGGCGGCTCGCGGACCGCGACGTTCCCGTGTACACCGCGGACCCCAGCGACGTGGAGCCGCTCGAACGGGTCAACCTCGACGGCGCGCGCGCCGTCGTCGCCGCCACCGAGGACGACGCGCGCGACGCGCTCTCCATCCTCACCGCTCGACAGCTCAACCCGGACGTGCGGATCGTCGCGGCGGTGACACAGCGAGAGAACGTCGACAAGCTCCGCCGCGCGGGCGCGGACCAGGTCATCTCCCCGTCGACGCTCGGCGGACACATCCTCGTCGACTGCGCCTTCGGCGCGGACAGCCGGGAGGCGACGGAGGGAATCATCGACGACGTCGACCTCGACCTCGACGACTGA
- a CDS encoding helix-turn-helix domain-containing protein: MIETETASAAAPALPPELQSPRAKLVYLYLTTNGDATVSEMGESLGMKKLSLYSILKTLRNEGFVDCDGDCYVPN; the protein is encoded by the coding sequence ATGATCGAGACGGAAACCGCGTCCGCGGCGGCCCCCGCGCTGCCCCCGGAGCTTCAGTCCCCGCGCGCCAAACTCGTGTACCTCTACCTGACCACGAACGGCGACGCCACGGTCTCGGAGATGGGCGAGTCGCTCGGGATGAAGAAGCTCTCCCTGTACAGCATCCTGAAGACTCTCCGCAACGAGGGCTTCGTCGACTGCGACGGCGACTGCTACGTGCCGAACTGA
- a CDS encoding uracil-DNA glycosylase, with product MDANQTEFENPFGMDADCENCDELCGVRDRVVHGYGDVGAEFLVVGTGPTAAAERNGVPFTGGGGGERVQSIFGDLGFVRSEPDAAEPDVQNVFFTNLTRCRHPDRAPTDHEVETCEPFLNAEIRMINPQIIVPVGERPLRELAVEYTTRRSDSFDVDAEHATTIRGRGFELVPMKEPAEMSDGEADAFRDHMRENVLSRDYRQTKGRRSR from the coding sequence GTGGACGCGAACCAGACGGAGTTCGAGAACCCGTTCGGCATGGACGCCGACTGCGAGAACTGCGACGAGCTGTGCGGCGTCCGCGACCGCGTCGTTCACGGCTACGGCGACGTCGGCGCGGAGTTCCTCGTGGTCGGCACTGGCCCGACCGCGGCCGCCGAGCGCAACGGTGTCCCCTTCACCGGCGGCGGCGGCGGGGAACGCGTCCAGTCGATCTTCGGCGACCTCGGCTTCGTTCGCTCGGAGCCGGACGCCGCGGAGCCGGACGTACAGAACGTCTTCTTCACGAACCTGACGCGGTGCCGACACCCCGACCGCGCCCCGACGGACCACGAGGTCGAGACCTGCGAGCCGTTCCTCAACGCCGAGATTCGGATGATAAACCCGCAGATCATCGTGCCGGTCGGCGAGCGCCCGCTCCGCGAGCTGGCCGTCGAGTACACGACGCGGCGGTCGGACTCCTTCGACGTCGACGCCGAACACGCGACGACGATCCGCGGCCGCGGCTTTGAGCTGGTGCCGATGAAGGAGCCGGCGGAAATGAGCGACGGCGAGGCCGACGCGTTCCGCGATCACATGCGCGAGAACGTGTTGAGCCGGGACTACCGACAGACGAAGGGACGCCGGAGCCGCTGA
- a CDS encoding site-specific integrase yields the protein MVRGDDPDHKLRKEKDRIRGCDSLSETETEAALEFIRAFDPQDIEYSCQDENGETQTLSHNSLEGYGRSIRLLAKESDASLFEHTLETLTDVFNDWLDELAIETVRQRQAAVIKFHRYHETDVDPDEISLKQRENDTSVDERDMFDADDVQAIRDACDNARDRCLIELLLYTGQRIRAIQTLRIKDIDLEEGAYYLNTDADGLKGADDVGRKRPLLGAENAVRDWIDKHPTGERDDYLITPLPSARNISGKGEYLSTPAIHNRLSTIVERAGVEKPSNAHNFRHLFVTNAVREYDLDPSTIKHLIGHQKDSVVMETTYQHLTDEDHIRAAREGSDAGRDPEPKEGSLTPETCPTCSEPLPPAAKACSRCGQVFAPDARAAKETVENVVHEGAKAAESDAEREAIDAVRGYLKENPEVAAENPELVKQLLGEE from the coding sequence ATGGTTCGAGGAGACGATCCCGATCATAAGTTGCGAAAAGAAAAGGATCGTATTAGGGGTTGCGACTCCCTATCAGAGACAGAGACAGAAGCCGCATTAGAGTTCATTCGTGCCTTCGACCCCCAGGATATAGAATACTCATGTCAAGACGAAAATGGAGAGACACAAACACTCTCACACAATTCGCTTGAGGGATACGGGCGGAGTATTCGGCTCTTGGCGAAAGAGTCGGACGCGAGCCTGTTTGAACATACCTTGGAGACGCTTACAGACGTTTTCAACGACTGGTTGGACGAGTTAGCGATCGAGACGGTACGCCAGCGGCAGGCCGCCGTCATCAAATTCCATCGATATCACGAGACAGACGTAGATCCTGACGAGATTTCCCTGAAGCAGCGAGAGAACGACACCAGCGTTGATGAACGCGATATGTTCGACGCCGACGACGTACAAGCAATTCGGGACGCGTGCGATAACGCCCGAGATAGGTGCTTGATTGAATTACTACTCTACACAGGGCAGCGTATCCGAGCGATTCAGACGCTTCGGATCAAAGACATAGACCTTGAGGAAGGGGCATACTACCTCAACACCGACGCAGACGGGCTAAAAGGGGCCGACGATGTGGGACGGAAAAGACCGCTTCTCGGGGCGGAGAACGCCGTGCGAGATTGGATCGACAAACACCCGACAGGGGAGAGAGACGACTATCTCATTACACCGTTGCCTTCGGCGCGGAATATCAGCGGGAAGGGAGAGTACCTTTCAACGCCAGCAATTCACAACCGACTGAGTACGATTGTCGAGCGGGCTGGTGTTGAGAAGCCAAGCAACGCACACAACTTCAGACACCTTTTCGTTACAAATGCGGTGCGGGAATACGACTTAGACCCGTCTACGATCAAGCACCTCATCGGTCATCAAAAAGATTCAGTCGTGATGGAAACGACATACCAACACCTTACCGATGAGGATCATATCCGAGCCGCTCGGGAAGGGTCCGACGCGGGTCGTGATCCCGAGCCGAAGGAGGGGAGTCTAACACCCGAGACGTGCCCGACGTGTTCGGAGCCGTTACCACCCGCCGCGAAAGCCTGCTCACGGTGTGGACAGGTGTTCGCCCCTGACGCCCGAGCCGCCAAAGAGACAGTCGAGAACGTTGTTCACGAAGGCGCAAAGGCGGCAGAATCTGACGCCGAACGGGAAGCGATAGATGCTGTGCGGGGATACCTCAAAGAGAACCCCGAAGTCGCCGCAGAGAATCCCGAACTGGTGAAGCAGTTGCTCGGGGAGGAATAG
- a CDS encoding IS5 family transposase gives MTQISRFIGEVVPVAQRVTGDGGESAAPEGGGGFADYALVSLHCLRIYLDTSYRMTIGLLKEMPQITGEIGLSAADLPAPSTLCKAFDRISMSVCRVLLRQSAQLHDLSEHAAIDATFYDRSPASRHYCQRISYRVQKLKVTKLVDTASQAVLDVHCSTNREGSDADLAEQIARRNAGDLRSLAADKGYDKKSLREGLRDLGIRPLIKHRIFAPYDHAHNARIDDNRYNQRSMTETVNSAVKRSLGFAVRARSWFREFREIALMCMVYNIKRFVKQ, from the coding sequence ATGACACAAATCTCCCGCTTCATCGGGGAGGTTGTGCCGGTTGCTCAAAGAGTTACTGGCGATGGAGGCGAATCCGCCGCCCCGGAAGGCGGCGGCGGATTCGCCGACTACGCACTCGTTTCCCTCCACTGTCTGCGAATTTACCTCGATACATCGTACCGCATGACGATCGGCCTGCTCAAAGAGATGCCACAAATAACCGGGGAGATCGGCCTCAGCGCGGCCGATCTCCCTGCGCCGTCCACGTTGTGTAAGGCGTTCGACCGGATCAGTATGAGTGTTTGTCGAGTGCTGCTGCGCCAGTCGGCGCAGCTGCACGATCTCTCCGAACACGCCGCGATCGACGCCACATTCTACGACCGCTCACCAGCCAGCCGCCACTACTGCCAGCGAATCAGCTACCGCGTTCAAAAGCTGAAAGTCACGAAACTCGTCGATACAGCGTCGCAAGCTGTCCTTGACGTTCACTGCTCGACGAACCGAGAAGGAAGTGACGCAGATCTCGCTGAGCAGATCGCCCGCCGGAACGCGGGCGATCTGCGGTCTCTTGCGGCCGATAAGGGCTACGACAAGAAATCGCTCCGCGAAGGATTACGCGATCTTGGGATCAGACCGCTGATCAAGCACCGCATCTTCGCGCCGTACGACCACGCACACAACGCCAGAATCGACGATAATCGCTACAATCAGCGCTCTATGACCGAAACCGTGAACTCGGCTGTGAAGCGCTCGCTCGGCTTCGCCGTGCGAGCGCGGTCCTGGTTCCGTGAGTTCCGCGAGATCGCTCTGATGTGTATGGTCTACAACATCAAGCGCTTCGTCAAACAGTGA
- a CDS encoding succinate dehydrogenase/fumarate reductase iron-sulfur subunit, producing the protein MSTQIPKQTEESTETETEAAEPASKGEERRAEKRRRAAERREQRQEEEAEKAAADESTVELKVFRYDPQVEGKQEPRFDTFHVPFTKGMTVLDALMYARDTYDSSLTFRHSCRQAVCGSDAMFVNGGQKLACKTQISELEEPVRVEPLPHAEVTKDLVVDMEHFYDQMEAVEPYFQTNEFPDGELEEQRQDRENREKIKMSTRCIWCGACMSSCNIAAGDNEYLGPAAINKAYRFAMDEREGEEMKQKRLEIIEQEHGVWRCQTQFSCTEVCPKDIPLTEHIQELKREAVKNNLKFW; encoded by the coding sequence ATGAGCACGCAAATTCCGAAGCAGACCGAGGAATCGACCGAGACCGAGACCGAGGCGGCCGAGCCGGCCTCGAAGGGCGAGGAGCGCCGCGCCGAGAAGCGCCGCCGCGCGGCCGAGCGCCGCGAGCAGCGACAGGAGGAGGAGGCCGAGAAGGCCGCCGCCGACGAGAGCACGGTGGAGCTGAAGGTGTTCCGCTACGACCCGCAGGTCGAGGGGAAACAGGAGCCGCGGTTCGACACCTTCCACGTCCCGTTCACGAAGGGGATGACCGTCCTCGACGCGCTGATGTACGCGCGCGACACGTACGACTCCTCGCTCACGTTCCGCCACTCCTGCCGGCAGGCGGTGTGCGGGTCCGACGCGATGTTCGTCAACGGCGGGCAGAAGCTGGCGTGTAAGACGCAGATCTCGGAGCTGGAGGAGCCGGTCCGGGTCGAGCCGCTCCCGCACGCCGAGGTGACGAAGGACCTCGTCGTCGACATGGAGCACTTCTACGACCAGATGGAGGCCGTCGAGCCGTACTTCCAGACGAACGAGTTCCCGGACGGCGAACTCGAAGAGCAGCGGCAGGACCGCGAGAACCGCGAGAAGATCAAGATGTCCACGCGCTGTATCTGGTGTGGCGCGTGTATGTCCTCGTGTAACATCGCCGCGGGCGACAACGAGTACCTCGGGCCGGCCGCGATCAACAAGGCGTACCGGTTCGCCATGGACGAGCGCGAGGGCGAGGAGATGAAACAGAAGCGGCTGGAGATCATCGAGCAGGAGCACGGCGTCTGGCGGTGTCAGACCCAGTTCTCCTGTACCGAGGTGTGCCCGAAGGACATCCCCCTCACCGAGCACATCCAGGAGCTGAAGCGCGAGGCGGTCAAGAACAACCTGAAGTTTTGGTGA
- a CDS encoding 50S ribosomal protein L11: protein MAGTIEALVPGGQATPGPPLGPELGPTPVDVQDVVAQINDETAAFDGMEVPVTVDYDDDGSFSIEVGVPPTAELIKDEAGFETGSGEPQENFVADMSIEQVKTVAEQKSSDLLAYDTKAAAKEVGGTCASLGVTIEGEDARTFDDRVDAGEYDDVLDE, encoded by the coding sequence ATGGCTGGAACTATCGAAGCGCTCGTCCCCGGCGGGCAGGCCACCCCCGGCCCGCCGCTCGGTCCCGAGCTCGGGCCGACGCCGGTGGACGTTCAGGACGTCGTCGCGCAGATCAACGACGAGACCGCCGCGTTCGACGGCATGGAAGTGCCCGTCACCGTCGACTACGACGACGACGGCTCCTTCAGTATCGAGGTCGGCGTGCCGCCCACGGCGGAACTCATCAAGGACGAGGCCGGCTTCGAGACCGGCTCCGGCGAGCCGCAGGAGAACTTCGTCGCCGACATGTCCATCGAACAGGTGAAGACGGTCGCCGAGCAGAAGTCGAGCGACCTGCTCGCGTACGACACGAAGGCCGCCGCCAAGGAGGTCGGCGGCACCTGCGCCTCCCTCGGCGTCACCATCGAGGGCGAGGACGCCCGGACGTTCGACGACCGCGTCGACGCCGGCGAGTACGACGACGTCCTCGACGAGTAA
- a CDS encoding FAD-binding protein, producing the protein MYEHDVVVVGAGGAGLRAAIAAQEAGADVAMVSKLHPVRSHTGAAEGGINAALRDADSWEDHAYDTMKGSDYLGDAPAVEALCQESPEEVIRLEHWGMPFSREDDGRVSQRPFGGLSFPRTTYAGAETGHQMLHTMYEQVVKRGITVYDEWHVMDLAVTDEDDPAERTCHGVVAYDIQSGEISGFRAENGVILATGGMGQVFDHTTNAVANTGDGVAMAYRAGVPMEDMEFIQFHPTTLPSTGVLISEGVRGEGGILYNEDGERFMFEHGYANNDGELASRDVVSRAELTEVNEGRGIEDEYVHLDMRHLGEERILDRLENILHLAEDFEGADGLTEPMPVKPGQHYAMGGIETNEHGETAIDGLYAAGECACASVHGANRLGGNALPELIVFGKRAGRHAAGEEMGEAEIETGRSGDWQPADYEFGVEVGETGGSGPAAADGGAVATDAESVVGAAVDRAQERVEELLSRDGRNHAEIRSKVQETMTANVNVFREEGRLEETLADLREAREAYKDVAVSDPSRTFNTDLIHTIETRNILDIAEALTMGALAREEFRGAHWRKEHQERKDEDWLKHTLISWNDGEPELWYKPVVLEGENKTYEPKSRSY; encoded by the coding sequence ATGTACGAACACGATGTCGTCGTCGTCGGGGCCGGCGGGGCGGGACTCCGGGCGGCGATCGCGGCACAGGAAGCGGGCGCGGACGTGGCGATGGTGTCGAAGCTCCATCCCGTCCGGTCGCACACGGGTGCGGCGGAGGGCGGAATCAACGCGGCGTTACGCGACGCCGACTCCTGGGAGGACCACGCGTACGACACGATGAAGGGGTCCGACTACCTCGGGGACGCGCCCGCGGTCGAGGCCCTCTGTCAGGAGAGCCCCGAAGAGGTCATCCGGCTCGAACACTGGGGGATGCCGTTCTCCCGCGAGGACGACGGCCGCGTCTCCCAGCGCCCGTTCGGCGGGCTCTCGTTCCCGCGGACGACGTACGCCGGCGCGGAGACGGGCCACCAGATGCTCCACACGATGTACGAGCAGGTGGTCAAACGCGGGATCACGGTGTACGACGAGTGGCACGTGATGGATCTCGCCGTCACCGACGAGGACGACCCCGCCGAGCGGACCTGTCACGGCGTCGTCGCCTACGACATCCAGAGCGGCGAGATCAGCGGCTTCCGCGCCGAGAACGGCGTCATCCTCGCGACGGGCGGGATGGGGCAGGTGTTCGACCACACCACGAACGCGGTCGCCAACACCGGCGACGGCGTCGCGATGGCGTACCGCGCCGGCGTCCCGATGGAGGACATGGAGTTCATCCAGTTCCACCCGACGACGCTGCCGTCGACCGGCGTCCTCATCTCCGAGGGCGTCCGGGGCGAGGGCGGAATCCTCTACAACGAGGACGGCGAGCGGTTCATGTTCGAACACGGCTACGCGAACAACGACGGCGAGCTCGCCTCCCGCGACGTCGTCTCCCGCGCCGAGCTGACAGAGGTCAACGAGGGGCGCGGCATCGAGGACGAGTACGTCCACCTCGACATGCGGCACCTCGGCGAGGAGCGCATCCTCGACCGGCTTGAGAACATCCTCCACCTCGCGGAGGACTTCGAGGGTGCGGACGGGCTCACGGAGCCGATGCCGGTCAAGCCCGGCCAGCACTACGCGATGGGCGGCATCGAGACGAACGAGCACGGCGAGACCGCCATCGACGGGCTGTACGCCGCCGGCGAGTGCGCCTGCGCGTCGGTCCACGGCGCGAACCGCCTCGGCGGCAACGCGCTGCCGGAGCTCATCGTCTTCGGGAAGCGTGCCGGCCGCCACGCGGCGGGCGAGGAGATGGGCGAGGCCGAGATCGAGACCGGTCGGTCGGGCGACTGGCAGCCCGCCGACTACGAGTTCGGCGTCGAGGTCGGCGAGACCGGTGGGTCCGGTCCCGCCGCGGCGGACGGCGGCGCGGTGGCGACCGACGCCGAGAGCGTCGTCGGCGCGGCGGTCGACCGCGCGCAGGAGCGCGTCGAGGAGCTGCTCTCCCGCGACGGGCGCAACCACGCCGAGATCCGCTCGAAGGTCCAGGAGACGATGACGGCCAACGTCAACGTGTTCCGCGAGGAGGGCCGGCTGGAAGAGACGCTGGCCGACCTCCGCGAGGCGCGCGAGGCGTACAAGGACGTCGCGGTGTCGGACCCGTCGCGGACGTTCAACACCGACCTCATCCACACCATCGAGACGCGGAACATCCTCGACATCGCGGAGGCGCTGACGATGGGCGCGCTCGCCCGCGAGGAGTTCCGGGGCGCGCACTGGCGCAAGGAGCACCAGGAGCGGAAGGACGAGGACTGGCTGAAACACACGCTCATCTCGTGGAACGACGGCGAGCCGGAGCTGTGGTACAAGCCGGTCGTCCTCGAAGGCGAGAACAAGACGTACGAGCCGAAGAGCCGCTCGTACTGA
- a CDS encoding TetR/AcrR family transcriptional regulator produces the protein MSDAPSAAEEIMDGVYSALRAHGYADLTMQDIADECSKSKSLLHYHYDTKEDLLVAFLEYIVSDSEKRIAARADDPPVERLVQFIGWFVFAPDETDREAFHIALLELRTQGPFNERIREQLARSDRLLRGTVADILADGIEAGVFREVDVEETAAMIVATLDGARTRQITLADSVRGDEDDGYTRTVAEATLRRIVEPLLVEGAELPPLDAAIEALRRDPDGGTDAGADGGTDAGADGGTDAGADGDADDPE, from the coding sequence ATGAGCGACGCGCCGAGCGCGGCGGAGGAGATCATGGACGGGGTGTACAGCGCCCTCCGCGCTCACGGCTACGCGGACCTGACGATGCAGGACATCGCCGACGAGTGCTCGAAGAGCAAGTCGCTGCTCCACTACCACTACGACACGAAGGAGGACCTGCTCGTCGCCTTCCTCGAGTACATCGTCTCCGACTCCGAGAAGCGGATCGCGGCCCGCGCCGACGACCCGCCCGTCGAGCGGCTGGTCCAGTTCATCGGGTGGTTCGTCTTCGCGCCGGACGAGACGGACCGCGAGGCGTTCCACATCGCGCTGCTCGAACTGCGGACGCAGGGACCGTTCAACGAGCGGATCCGCGAGCAGCTGGCGCGCAGCGACCGGCTGCTCCGGGGGACCGTCGCCGACATCCTCGCTGACGGCATCGAGGCGGGCGTCTTCCGCGAGGTCGACGTCGAGGAGACGGCGGCGATGATCGTGGCGACCCTCGACGGCGCGCGGACCCGGCAGATCACCCTCGCCGACTCCGTGCGCGGCGACGAGGACGACGGCTACACCCGCACCGTCGCCGAGGCGACCCTCCGGCGGATCGTCGAGCCGCTGCTCGTCGAGGGGGCGGAGCTACCGCCGCTCGACGCGGCGATCGAGGCGCTCCGGCGGGACCCGGACGGGGGAACGGACGCAGGCGCGGACGGGGGAACGGACGCAGGCGCGGACGGGGGAACGGACGCAGGCGCGGACGGGGACGCGGACGACCCCGAATGA
- the sdhC gene encoding succinate dehydrogenase, cytochrome b556 subunit — MSQSYNRGLIEDFGRWREFEAGMWAWIFHKFTGWVLIGYLFTHIAVLSTGIPAAGASEAAIMAGEDVYTQTIVSLEGLLLVRILEVGLLAVAVFHMLNGTRLLLTDLGIGLGAQDKSFYASLILTGAITVASVPTFLAGAF; from the coding sequence ATGAGTCAGTCGTACAATCGAGGCCTCATCGAGGACTTCGGCCGCTGGCGGGAGTTCGAGGCGGGGATGTGGGCGTGGATCTTCCACAAGTTCACGGGATGGGTGCTCATCGGGTACCTGTTCACGCACATCGCGGTGCTGAGCACAGGAATTCCCGCCGCCGGGGCGAGCGAGGCGGCGATCATGGCGGGCGAGGACGTGTACACGCAGACCATCGTCTCGCTGGAGGGGCTGCTGCTCGTGCGCATCCTCGAAGTCGGCCTGCTGGCCGTCGCCGTCTTCCACATGCTCAACGGGACCCGACTCCTGCTCACCGACCTCGGGATCGGGCTGGGCGCACAGGACAAGAGCTTCTACGCGTCGCTAATCCTGACCGGCGCGATCACCGTCGCGTCCGTGCCGACGTTCCTCGCGGGGGCGTTCTGA
- a CDS encoding potassium channel family protein, with protein sequence MSLPVEIVFGIYLGVITGIVPALVAGTLGFVFKYVTDVTIPGLGVVVLSLAIAGVNGGLLALNDETIRSSERAPAILTAIVVVLMISLYAHAQGDRLGASVPKRISLKQLRDRTLSTDVIELVGGRGRVSVEVTGEVNDMEGYPPLPAETRRAILDGDWTFPADLPLAELEDRFTERLRTEFDLADVAVRIDERARATVSAAPPTGALSKRVPAGKRAVSVSALVPTGIARGDVVRVITPDFDAEGAVLAARSCGKPEPGAGAAPKPASGGGDDPDADGDLVTDGGDDEAVAPPAATAPTTTGGEGRVTVALDRSEAAALLRADRGRVLVLSRGTRREYELTALLRRAGKRFRKVSVVAGGPLDGHTIGEAEVREAYDVAVLAARHESWTIAPSGSQSLSAGDDLFVVGSRDALDRFAEVAA encoded by the coding sequence ATGTCGCTGCCCGTCGAGATCGTCTTCGGGATCTACCTCGGTGTCATCACCGGGATCGTCCCCGCTTTGGTGGCCGGGACCCTCGGGTTCGTGTTCAAGTACGTGACCGACGTGACCATCCCCGGGCTCGGGGTGGTCGTGTTGTCGCTCGCGATCGCCGGGGTCAACGGGGGGCTGCTCGCGCTCAACGACGAGACGATCCGCTCCTCGGAGCGCGCGCCGGCGATCCTCACGGCGATCGTCGTGGTGTTGATGATCTCGCTGTACGCCCACGCGCAGGGCGACCGGCTCGGGGCGAGCGTCCCCAAGCGGATCTCGCTCAAACAGCTCCGCGACCGGACGCTCTCGACCGACGTGATCGAGCTCGTCGGCGGCCGCGGGCGGGTCTCCGTCGAGGTGACCGGCGAGGTGAACGACATGGAGGGGTACCCGCCGCTGCCGGCCGAGACCCGGCGGGCGATCCTCGACGGCGACTGGACGTTCCCGGCGGACCTCCCGCTCGCGGAGCTGGAAGACCGGTTCACCGAACGGCTCCGGACGGAGTTCGACCTCGCCGACGTGGCGGTGCGGATCGACGAGCGGGCGCGGGCGACGGTGTCCGCCGCGCCGCCGACCGGGGCGCTCTCGAAGCGCGTGCCGGCCGGGAAGCGCGCGGTGTCGGTGTCGGCGCTCGTCCCGACGGGGATCGCCCGCGGGGACGTCGTCCGGGTGATCACCCCGGACTTCGACGCCGAGGGGGCCGTCCTCGCCGCCCGGTCGTGCGGGAAGCCGGAGCCGGGGGCCGGCGCGGCACCGAAGCCCGCGTCCGGCGGGGGCGACGATCCGGACGCGGACGGGGACCTCGTGACCGACGGCGGCGACGACGAGGCCGTCGCTCCGCCGGCGGCGACCGCGCCGACGACGACCGGCGGAGAGGGGCGGGTGACGGTCGCGCTCGACCGCTCGGAGGCGGCGGCGCTCCTCCGGGCGGACCGGGGGCGCGTGCTGGTGCTGTCGCGCGGCACCCGGCGCGAATACGAGCTGACGGCCCTGCTGCGGCGGGCCGGGAAGCGGTTCCGCAAGGTGTCGGTCGTCGCCGGCGGGCCGCTCGACGGACACACCATCGGCGAGGCGGAGGTCCGCGAGGCGTACGACGTGGCCGTCCTCGCGGCCCGCCACGAGTCGTGGACGATCGCGCCGAGCGGGTCGCAGTCGCTGTCCGCCGGCGACGACCTGTTCGTCGTCGGGAGCCGCGACGCCCTCGACCGGTTCGCGGAGGTGGCCGCGTGA